CGTAGGCGTCCCGGTTCCCGCCGGTCGGGGGAGGGGTGGTGCCGCCCCCGCTCCTGCTCGAGACCGTCACGTAGTCGACGGTCATCGGGACCCCGGAGGCCGTGGACGCGGTCGGGTTGCCTGGCCAGCCGCCGCCGATCGCCACGTTGAGGATCAGGAAGAAGCCGTGGTGCGTGGCGTTGTTCCACGTCGTGGCGTCCATCTGGCTCGCCGAGACGGAGTGGAACTGCTGCCCGTCGATGTACCAGCGCAACTGCTCGGGCGAGGTGCTGCGGTCGAGTTCCACCGCGTAGGTGTGGAACCCGCCCTGCAGGGTGGGACTGAAGCCGGACCTGCTGCCGCCCAGCCCGTTGTACTCGTTGCACGGCCCGCCGGGCGCGACCCCGCAGTGCAGGGTGCCGTAGCCGGTGTTCACCCCGTTGACGTTCTCCATCACGTCGATCTCACCGACGCCGGGCCAGTTGGTGTAGTTGCCGCGGAAGGCGTCACCGAGCGACCAGAAGGCCGGCCAGATGCCCTGCGCGGCGGCCCCGGTCACGTTCGGGAGCTGGATCCGGCTCTCGAACCGCACCACTCCGCCCGCCGGGGCGGCGAAATCGGTGCGCTGGGTCTCGATCCGGGCGGAGGTCCAGTTGCCGGAAGAGTCGCGCAGCGGGGTGATCCGCAGGTTCCCGTTGCCGTCGAGACTGACGTTCTGGGTGCGGTTGGTCATCTCCTCGATCTCACCGGTGCCCCAGTTCCCGGCGCCGCCGGGATAGCTGTGCCCGAGATCGAAGAGCCAGTTCCCCGAGGAGGGAAGGGTGTTCGCGGTGCCGTTGAAGTCGTCCGACCAGACGGTGGTGAAACCGGACGGCGGGGCGGGCACGGCGGCGGTGGCCGGGGTGCTGCCCAGGAAAACGGCCACGCACGCGGTGGCCAGAAGGGCGGAGGTACGTCGGAAAGACATGTCAGAGAATCCTCTTCGTCGAGGTTCGCCAAGGTTCCGCGGGAGAGAGGGCGCCCGGCCCTGTGTCAGGGTGAGGGCCGGGCGCCCCGATGTGGTGTCTGCCCAGTATCAACCCAGGCCGCTGGAGACGGCCTTCGTCAGCTCGGCGCCGGTGGTGTCACCGGACAGTTCCCAGGCGAAGGCTCCGCCCAGGCTCTGCTGCTTGGCGTACGTCATCTTCCCGGCGATGGTGGCGGGCGTGTCGTAGCTCCACCAGTTGCTGCCGCACTTGGCGTACGCGGTGCCGGCCACGGTGCCGGTGGACGGGCACGAGGTCTTGAGCACCTTGTAGTCCTCGATACCGGCCTCGTAGGTGCCCGGCGCCGGCCCGGTGGCGGAACCACCCGGTGCCGCCTGGGAGACTCCGGTCCAGCCCCGGCCGTAGTAGCCGATGCCCAGAAGCAGCTTGCTGCTGGGGATCCCGAGGCTCTTCAGCTTCGCGATCGCCGTGGCCGAGTCGAAGCCGGTGATCGGGGCCCCGCTGTAACCGGTCAGCGGCGAGTGCGGGGCGGTCGGGCCGTCGGCGTCGAACGCACCGTAGAAGTCGTACGTCATCGGCAGGTACCAGTCCACGTACTGGGCCGCCCCGGCGTAGTCGGCCTTCTCGATCTTGCCGCCGGAGGTGCCGTCGGCGGTGATCGCGGAGGTGACCAGGTCGCTCCCGAACGAGGTGCGCAAGGCTGCCATCAGCTTGCGGTAGGCGTCGAAACCGCTGGTGTCGGTGGTCAGGCCGGTGGCGTTCGGGTACTCCCAGTCGATGTCGATCCCGTCGAAGACATCGGCCCAGCGGGGGTCTTCGACCAGGGCCCGGCAGGACTGGGCGAAGGCGGTGGGGTCGGCCGCCGCCGCACCGAAGCCGCCCGACCAGGTCCAGCCGCCGAACGACCAGATCACCTTGAGGTTCGGGTACTTCTTCTTCAGCTGGCGCAGCTGGTTGAAGTTCCCGGCGACCGCCTGGTCCCAGGTGTCGGCCGTACCGCTCACGGAATCCGCTGCGGTGAAGGTCTTCTGGTAGTCGGCGTAGGCGTCGCCGATGGCGCACTTGCCCCCGGTGACGTTACCGAAGGCGTAGTTGATGTGCGTCAGTTTCGCGGCGGCACCGCTGGTGTCCAGCGCCTTGACCTGGAAGTTGCGCTGGTAGGTGCTCCACTCGGTGTAGTAGCCGACGACCTTCTTGCCGCTGGTGCCCGGCGGGTCGGTCGTGGGAGGTGTCGTGGGTGGAGTCGTCGGAGGTGTGGTGGGGGGTGTGGTCGGAGGTGTGGTCGGGTCGGTTCCGCCACAGACTCCTCCGTCCACCCAGACGTCCTGGGCGTTCGCCCCCGGAACGTCGCCGTACGTCCACCATTTCGCGGTCCAGGTATGACCGTTGTAGGTGACGACGGCGCCGCCGGTGTAGGCGACGTCCTTGGCCCAGGTGGCTCCGGAGCAGGTGGCCGCGGCCGCCGACATCGGTGTGGCGGCCTGGGCTCCCATCGGTGACATCGTCGCGACCAGCGCGACTGCTGCCGCGGCGGACAGGCCGACGGCAAGCAAACGAGCACGCTTCATGGCGTTCCCCTTCAGGGCGGGAGTCATGATTAGTGAAGAGTCTTTACGTATTGCTGTTCTCAAAAGATACCCATACAAGGCACGTAAAGGGAAGTATTCAAAATTCCGCACACCGCATTTACGGGAGATTGAAAACCCGGGGTGACGTGGGCGTCCTTACGTTTCGGGCCGGTTAATTTGCGCCCGGTGGTAAGGCTTTCGAGCTCATCGGGATCAGGACGGGATCAGGAACGGCCCAGTCCGGCCAGGCCGGCGTGGATGAAGGTCGTGAGGGTCTCGATCGCCTCGTCGTCGCTCGTGTGCGGCGGGGTCGCGGTGGCGAACGACCACATCAGCCGGCTGACGATCGTCGCGGCCACGATCGGGTCGCCCGGCAGGGCCAGGCCCGACAGGTGCTCGGCGAGGTGCCGCAGATCGGGCTCCAGCATCTCGTCCTGGCGCCGGGCGAACGCCGCGTCCACGGTGGAGGCCTGTTGCAGGGCGACCAGCACGGTGCGGTGCTGCTGCTGGAAGTCCCAGAAGCTCGCGACGTGCCAGCGCACCGCCTCGCGGTCGCGGAAGTCGTCGGGATGGCCGTGTTCCAGGGCCCGCAGGTTGTCGTCGGTCCGGGTGAGCAGGTCGGCCAGCAGGGCCTCGAGCACGCTCTCCTTGCCGGTGAAGTGCTTGTAGAACGAGCCGGTCGCGCGCCCGGCCTCCGCGGTGATGTCGGTGATCTTCGCCTTCAGGTACCCGGTGCGGGCGAACACCCTCACGGCGGCGGCCTTCAGCTCCAGTTCGGTCTGGGCCGCCTGCTGTTTGCGCACGGACATTCGTCTCACCTCCGGGGTTGACGCGACCCTATCGCCGTTCTTATGGTGAACTCATGTTCAGTGAATCAGAATTCACCGTAATCGTCGGTGCCGGGCCGACCGGCCTGACCCTGGCCCGCGAGCTGCAACGGCGCCAGGTGCCCTTCCGCCTGCTCGAGAAGTCCCCGGCGCCGTTCGAGGGATCGCGGGGCAAAGGGCTGCAACCGCGCTCCCTGGAGGTGCTCGACGATCTCGGGCTGCTGCCGGACTTCCTGGCGGTCGGCAGCGAATACCCGCCCCTGCTCATCCATCTGCCCGACGGAACCACGACCACCCGCCGGATGGACGAGCACCACGAGCCCACCGCGTCCGTCCCCTACCCGAACAGCCTGATGGTGCCCCAGTGGCGCACCGGCCAGTTGCTGGCGCAGGGGCTGCCGATCGAGTTCGGCGTGGGGGTGGAGGCCCTGGCCCAGGACGAGCGTGGCGTACATCTCACGCTCGAGGACGGTGAGCATCTCACGGCCCGGTACGTGGTGGGTGCCGATGGTGGACGCAGCACTGTACGTCGGGCTCTCGGCGTCGGTTTCGAGGGGGAGACGCACGAGTCCGAGCAGTTGTTCATCGCCGACGTGAAGCTGACCGGCCTGGGCCGGGACAGCTGGCACATCTGGCCGGACGCCGACGGCCGGTCGATGCGCCTGGGTCTGTGTCCCCTGGCCGGGACCGACGACTTCCAGCTCTACTCACCGGACATGGATGCCTCGGTCGAGGAACTCGTGGCGTCGGCCGACCCCTCGATCACCGTCACCCACGTCGGCTGGACCTCCCGTTGGCGGGCGAACATCCGCATGGCGTCACGCTTCCGGGTGGGTAACGTCTTTCTCGCGGGTGACGCGGCCCACGTTCACCCACCGGCCGGTGGGCAGGGGCTCAACACCGGAATCCAAGACGCGTACAACCTCGGCTGGAAGCTCGCGGCCGCCCGGGAAGGTGATGGCGCCCTGCTGGACACCTATGAGGCGGAGCGGCTTCCGGTCGCCGCGGCGGTGCTCGGCATCAGCACGCAGCTGTACGGGCGGGCGGTGCGGCGTCAGGACGACGCCCTGCGCCGCGACGATCCGGTACTCAAACAGCTCTCCCTGACCTACCGTGAGGGCCCGCTCGCCTGCGAACACCGCACCGAACCGGGCCTTCTGCAGGCGGGCGATCGGGCTCCGGACGCTCCGCTGCACGACGGGCGCCGCGTCTTCGACCTGCTGCGGGGCCCGCACGCCACCTTGCTCGCGATCGGCTGGGAGGGCGAGCTTCCCGAGCTCGGGATTCCCGCCCACCGCATCGACGAGGCCCGGGAGATCTACGACGGCGAAGGGCTGTTCCTGGTGCGCCCCGACAACTACCTGGGCTGTGTGACCTCTTCGGTGGAAGACATCACTGCCTACCTGAAGCAGATCGGCCTGATCAGCGGGCCGGAAACCGCCTGATCAGACGAATTCCGGGATCTGAACGGTCTGGGGAGGAGCTGGTACGGAGGCCGCTGCGGCGCTCTGGCGGCGCGCCAGGAGGGTGGTGACCACGGCGTGGGTGCCGATGGCCGCCCAGAGGAGGTTGGAGACCGCACTGGGCCAGGCCCCGTACATCGAACTGGCGATGCCGCCGGCCATGCCGCCGATCGCGTTGAGGAGTGAGTAGCGCAGGGACGTGGCCGTCCAGCGCCCCCGGCTCAGGAGGACATAGGCGCCGAAAGTGCCCATGGTGCCCAGCCAGCCGAGCATTGCCGCCATCGGAGCAGCCTTCTTTCGATCGTGAGGGAGGGAGCCGGATCGCCGTCTCCCGGCCATGATGATGAGACTCCGGACGCCTTCAGCACAATTGCACTTCACTGCATCCGGCGTTTAGCGTTGCTGAACATGAGGATCGACCCCCGCCGACTCCGGTTCCTCCTGGCCATCGCGCGGGAAGGAGGGGTGCTCGCGGCGGCCGACGAGTTGGGTGTCACGCCGTCTGCCGTTTCCCAGCAGTTGGCCCGGCTGGAGGCCGAAACCGGTTGCGCGCTCGTCACTCGGACGGCGCACGGCATCCTGCTCACCGAGGCCGGGCAGGCCCTGGTGGAGACGGCCGAGGAGATCGAGCGGGCCCTGAACCTGGTGCGCGCCAAACTGCTCGAGGACGAGGTGGACCCGGTCGGCACGGTGCGCGTCGGGATCTTCCAGACCTTCCTGCGGGTCGTCTTCGCCCCCAGCCTGCCGGAGTGGAAACAACGTCATCCCCGCCTGCGGTTCGAGGTGCGGGAAGACGACCAGGAAGAGCTGCTGCGGATGCTGCGATCGGGTGACCTGGACCTGGTGGTGCTGGAACTGGACTCCCAGCAGGCCTCGCCCCGGTTGCCGAAGAACATGACCGAGACACCCCTGCTCGACGAGCCCTGGCGTCTGGTCGTGCCGGCCGGGGCGACCCAGGTCGACGTGGTCGACCTGGCCAAGCAGTCCCTGCCCTGGCTCGGCCCCGACGCCTCGGCCGCCGGTTCCCAGGCCACCCACCGGGTCCGCCGCGCCCTGGGGATCTCGGGCCCGACCGTGCACCGCTACCAGGACATCCAGACCGCGCTCGCCCTGGTCGCGGCGGGGGAGGGCGTGGCCCTGGTGCCGTCACTGGCCCTGATCGGCCAGTCGCACCCGGGGGTCAGCCCGCTCGAGATGCCGGGGCTCGGCACCCGCCGCATCGTGCTGCGGCGCTACGAGGGCCGCAACGTCCCCGAGGCCCAGGACGTGGCGGTCACGCTGATCCGCGAGGCCGCCGCGGCGGTGAGTCTGGAGGAATCGGTCAGCTGACCGTGCCGTTCCGCCCCGGTGACGCCATGATCAGTGCATGCCGTTCGACCGGGTCGTCCTGATCTTCAACCCCCACAGCACCGGTGACGCGAAGGGCAAGGCCCACCAATTGCGGGACGAGGTGCTCGCCGGCCGTCCCGATGCGCGGGTCGAGTTGCTGCCCACCGAGTTCGCCGGACACGCACGCACCCTGGCCCGCGAGGCCGCGGGTGACGGGCGTCCTCTGATCGTCTCTGTGAGTGGTGACGGCGGGTACAACGAAGTGGTGAACGGGATCATGGACGCCGGTGACACCCACGCCGTGGCCACCGTGGTGGCCGCCGGTAACGCGAACGACCACCACCGTGTGACCGCCCCGCGTCCTCTGCCCGAGGCCCTCGCGGAAGACGAGGTGCGGCGGATGGACCTGCTGCGCCTGAGCGTCAACGGCGAGAAGCTCGCCCGGTACGCGCACTCCTACATCGGATTCGGGATCACCCCGGTGGTCGCGGTCGAGCTGGAGAAGGGCACCAAGGGGTCGCTGCGCGAGATCGTCACCGTGGTGCGCTCGTTCAACAACTTCCGGCCGCTGCGGGTCGAGCTGGCCGACGGCGGGCGCATCGCCATCGACAGCCTGGTGTTCTCGAACATCCCGCAGATGGCCAAGGTGCTCAAGCTCAGCGACAACGGCGACCCGGAGGACGGCCTCTTCGAGGTCACCCTGACACCTCACGAACCGCGGTGGCGGGCGGTCACCAAGGCCGTGCACGCCGCCACCACCGGGCTCGGCGAGCAGCCGAGCGTCACCGACTACCGGTTCACCGCGCTGAAGGCGGCGCCGCTGCAGATCGACGGTGAGGTGCTGGAGATCGAGGAAGGCGACCGGGTGCAGATCGAGATCGCGCCGGGGGCCCTGGCCGTGCTGCGCTGACCCGAGCAGTCGTTTTTCGTGGTTCGTCACCGCATCAGCTGACGAAGAAGTCTTCCAGCAGCTGGGTGAACGCTGAGGGCTGGTCGAGGTGTACGACGTGGGTGGCGTCGATCGTCCGGTAGGTGCCATGGGTCAGCAGTGACGCCGCCCGCTGTCCGTCCTGCGTGGTCATTGCTCCGTTCAACGTGCCGTCGGCCAGCGTCGAGGTCTCGGCCTGGAGCAGCAGCACCGGGCAGGTGATCGTGCGCAGGGCCTGGGCGTGGTCGAACCCGGCGTTCCAGGTGCCGTCGTGGAAGGCCGCGCCGAAGCGGGGGTCGAACTGATCCATGCCCCGCACGAAGAGCCGCGTGGTGTCGTCGGGCAGGAAGCGGATCTCCACCGGCTCGCCGGGGTTCGCTCCCCGGTACGACTTCACGGCCGCGGTCAGCACCTTCGCCGAGCCCTTGAAAGCGTGCTTGTCGAAGAACGTGCTGTTGCTGTCGATCCAGAACAGCAGGAAGTCGTCCACGTCCTGGGCCACGGCGTCGGCGCAGGTCGCGAACGACCGGTCGGCGATGGTGCCGGCGATCCGGTCGGCCTCGGAGGAGAACAGAGGCGGGTCTTCCAGCATCGCCGCCCGCACCAGGTCGGGGCGGTTCGCCGCGAGCCAGGTGGTCAGCAGCCCGCCGGAGGAGTTACCGGTGACGAAGGCCGGGCCGGTCGTCGCCGTCATGAAGTCGGCCAGGTCGGTCCCGATCCGCCGTACCGTCATTGCATAACCTTCCGGCACGGTGGTCGCGCCGTGCCCCGGGTAATCGATGTCGAAGACGTGGAACGACCGCGACAGTGCGGGCAACACCCGGCTATAACTGAACCAGTCCATGTGCTGGGCGTGCAGCAGCACCAGGGCCGGGCCGTGGTCGGGCCCCTCCGCATAACTCAGGTTCACGCCGTTGACCAGGGCCGTCTTCTGCAGGAAGCCGGCGGCGGCCACCTTCTCCTGCCAGGGGTCGACGTAGCTGTCGATCTGGTGGTTCACCACCGCCAGGCCGCCCACCGAAACGAGGGCCAAGGCGCCGACCGTGGCACCCAGCCACTGTCGCCGGGAAAGGTGGTGCGGGGGTGCGACGTCAGAGATGTTCATGAATCCGTCCGGGCTGGGTCAGGGTGACGGTCACCATTCGAGTGCCCGTCGCTGTCGCCAGGACGACCGTTCGCTGACGGTTGGCTGACGATCATCCAGTTCGGCTCAGGCCCGGGCCGCACCCCGGACGAACTGTTCCACCGCGGTGTTCGCCAGCCCTTCGAGCAGTTCCGGCGGCGCCAGGTGACCGTTGGTCATCGCGGCGATGCCGTGCATGGTCGCGAACAGCACGATGCCGACCTGGTCGATCGGTCCGTCCCGCAGCACACCCTGCTCCTGCCCCTCCCGGAGCAGATCTTCCATCAGGGCGAACGACGGCTGGGCTGCCGCCATGAACACGTCGGCGTTCTCGCCGTGCTTGCGCGAGAACATCAGCTCCAGCAGCGCCGCGTCGCGGGTGGCGAACCGCGTGTAGGTCTGGGCCAGCGCTTTCAGGCGGGCCACGAAATCGTCACCGGCCCCCGCCACAGCCGTGCGCAGTTCTGTGTCGATCCGCTGGAAACCGTTGACGGCCAGCGCGTCGAGCAGGGACTGGCGGTCGGGGAAATGGCGGCGCGGCGCGGCGTGACTGACGCCCACCTGACGGGCCAGGTCACGCAGCGACAGCGCATCGACGCCGCTCTCGCGGGTGGTCTGCTCGGCCGCCGCGAGTAGCGCCGCGCGCAGGTTTCCGTGGTGGTAGCGCTCGTCGGTCCCGTCTGGCACGGCCCCATCCTAGCCGCATGTAGGCGTTGACTACATAAGTAGTCGATGCCTACATTGTTGTCTGTGTCTACATTCAGCGTCCCCTCCCAGCACGGCCGCACGGTCGTCGTCACCGGCGCCAGTAGCGGGATCGGCCAGGCGGCGGCCCGGGCGCTCGACGCCGCCGGTGCGCATGTCGTTCTCGCCGTGCGCAGTCCCGAGAAGGGGCACCGGGCCGCCGCATCCATGCCGGGGTCGACCGAGGTGCGCGTTCTGGACCTCTCCGAACTGGCGTCGGTGCGCGCGTTCGCCGCCGGGTTCGACCGGCCCGTCGATCTTCTCGTCAACAACGCCGGCATCATGATGCCGCCGCTCCGGCGCACCCCCGACGGCTTCGAGTCCCAGCTCGGCACCAATCATCTCGGGCACTTCGCGCTGACCAATCTGCTCCTGCCCCAGATCACCGGTCGCGTCGTCACCGTCTCGTCCAACGGTCACCGGGCCGGTTCCATCGACTTCGACGATCTCAACTGGGAACGTCGCCCCTACCGGCCTTTTCCTGCCTACGCCCAGTCGAAGCTGGCGAATCTGCTGTTCACGGCCGAGCTTCAGCGCCGCTTGACGGCTGCGGGTTCCCCGGTGATCGCAACCGCCGCCCATCCGGGGCTGGCGGCGACCAACCTCGGGCACTCGTTCAGCGACCGGGCCGGGCTCTCCCTGCTCGCCCGGGTGAGCAACCGGCTGGCCCAAAGTGAAGACGGCGGTGCCCTTCCCACCCTCTTCGCCGCGGTCGCCGACGTGCCCGGCAACGCCTATGCCGGCCCGACCGGATTCCTCCGGTCGAGAGGTGAGCCGGGGCTGATCACCCCGTCGAAGGCCGCTCGGGACGCCGACGTGGCCCGACGATTGTGGACGGTCTCGGAAGAACTGACAGGAGTGCGCTTCCCGTCACTGTGAGCTCTGGCGTGCGGTTGTAGGCGTGTGCGGGGGCGGGCTAAGACCTGGACGTGGCCTCCCTCCTCTGTTCGTGATCATGCAAAGTGTCCCCGGCCTTCTAGAACTGTTCGCTCGAGAGTTCTAGAACTTTGGGGACACCTTGCATGATCACGGAAGGATGGGTGGGTGCCATCGCCGAGGTTCACGGGCTGCCGAACTAAGAGCGTTAGTTTGGGCGGATGGACGAACGAGATGCGGCAATCCTGACTGAGCTGCAGCAGAACGCCCGCCTGACCAACCGGCAGCTGGCGTCGCGGGTGGGGCTGGCGCCGTCGAGCACCCTGGTGCGCACCCGGGCGCTGGAGCGGTCGGGGGTGCTCGCGGGGTATCACGCCCGCGTCGACCTGACCCGGATCGGGCGCGGGGTGCAGGCCATGGTCGCGTTCCAGGTGCGGCCGCTGAGTCGTGACGTCATCCAGGGTTTCAAGGCCTTCGCGCTCGCCCAGCCCGAGGTGCTGGCCGTCTACGTGGTGGCCGGCAGCGAGGACTTCCTGGTGCACGTGGCGGTGCCGAGCGTCGACGCCATGCACAGCATGCTCGTCGACCGGTTCAGCGCCCGTAAGGAGGTCATCGGGTTCCGGACCTCGCTGCTCTACGAGCACACCGAGAACCGGGCCGTGGCGCCGAGCGAGCTGGACGGCTGAGTGCAGCTTCTGCCGAACTTTGTTCGGTGAAGCGAACAATTGTTCGGAGTGGGGCGGGCGTCGTTCGTCGATCTCGTGCGGGCGATGATGCGCGAAGGCCTGGGAAATGCCAAGGATATTGCGACGGACGGTCCGGATATCTGGCATAACAGTAAGCCTCGGGAAAAGCCATCAATAAGTCTGGCACTGGACGTTGCATTTCGATCGCTTGACGCCTGCTGTGGGAACAGTAAAACTCCTGGCACGAACCGGCCGGCCGGATTCTCGGGGGTGCTCGGCGGCTGGTCGCAGGAGTTCGCAAACAATTCGATGACTTCGTTCCCGCACTGCCGTAACCAAAATTGTGAACGTTAAC
This window of the Kineosporia sp. NBRC 101731 genome carries:
- a CDS encoding carbohydrate-binding protein, which encodes MSFRRTSALLATACVAVFLGSTPATAAVPAPPSGFTTVWSDDFNGTANTLPSSGNWLFDLGHSYPGGAGNWGTGEIEEMTNRTQNVSLDGNGNLRITPLRDSSGNWTSARIETQRTDFAAPAGGVVRFESRIQLPNVTGAAAQGIWPAFWSLGDAFRGNYTNWPGVGEIDVMENVNGVNTGYGTLHCGVAPGGPCNEYNGLGGSRSGFSPTLQGGFHTYAVELDRSTSPEQLRWYIDGQQFHSVSASQMDATTWNNATHHGFFLILNVAIGGGWPGNPTASTASGVPMTVDYVTVSSRSGGGTTPPPTGGNRDAYATIEAESYTSQVGTQIADVDGGGKKLGYIANGDRAVYNGVNFGSSAAHTFAAKVASGAAAGVSGLIEVRLDSATASPVSTIAVANTGGWQSYREVPGSLSGVTGTHDVYLTFSSGQPSDFVDLDSFTFRH
- a CDS encoding glycosyl hydrolase family 18 protein, which codes for MKRARLLAVGLSAAAAVALVATMSPMGAQAATPMSAAAATCSGATWAKDVAYTGGAVVTYNGHTWTAKWWTYGDVPGANAQDVWVDGGVCGGTDPTTPPTTPPTTPPTTPPTTPPTTDPPGTSGKKVVGYYTEWSTYQRNFQVKALDTSGAAAKLTHINYAFGNVTGGKCAIGDAYADYQKTFTAADSVSGTADTWDQAVAGNFNQLRQLKKKYPNLKVIWSFGGWTWSGGFGAAAADPTAFAQSCRALVEDPRWADVFDGIDIDWEYPNATGLTTDTSGFDAYRKLMAALRTSFGSDLVTSAITADGTSGGKIEKADYAGAAQYVDWYLPMTYDFYGAFDADGPTAPHSPLTGYSGAPITGFDSATAIAKLKSLGIPSSKLLLGIGYYGRGWTGVSQAAPGGSATGPAPGTYEAGIEDYKVLKTSCPSTGTVAGTAYAKCGSNWWSYDTPATIAGKMTYAKQQSLGGAFAWELSGDTTGAELTKAVSSGLG
- a CDS encoding TetR/AcrR family transcriptional regulator, coding for MSVRKQQAAQTELELKAAAVRVFARTGYLKAKITDITAEAGRATGSFYKHFTGKESVLEALLADLLTRTDDNLRALEHGHPDDFRDREAVRWHVASFWDFQQQHRTVLVALQQASTVDAAFARRQDEMLEPDLRHLAEHLSGLALPGDPIVAATIVSRLMWSFATATPPHTSDDEAIETLTTFIHAGLAGLGRS
- a CDS encoding FAD-dependent monooxygenase, which encodes MFSESEFTVIVGAGPTGLTLARELQRRQVPFRLLEKSPAPFEGSRGKGLQPRSLEVLDDLGLLPDFLAVGSEYPPLLIHLPDGTTTTRRMDEHHEPTASVPYPNSLMVPQWRTGQLLAQGLPIEFGVGVEALAQDERGVHLTLEDGEHLTARYVVGADGGRSTVRRALGVGFEGETHESEQLFIADVKLTGLGRDSWHIWPDADGRSMRLGLCPLAGTDDFQLYSPDMDASVEELVASADPSITVTHVGWTSRWRANIRMASRFRVGNVFLAGDAAHVHPPAGGQGLNTGIQDAYNLGWKLAAAREGDGALLDTYEAERLPVAAAVLGISTQLYGRAVRRQDDALRRDDPVLKQLSLTYREGPLACEHRTEPGLLQAGDRAPDAPLHDGRRVFDLLRGPHATLLAIGWEGELPELGIPAHRIDEAREIYDGEGLFLVRPDNYLGCVTSSVEDITAYLKQIGLISGPETA
- a CDS encoding LysR family transcriptional regulator yields the protein MRIDPRRLRFLLAIAREGGVLAAADELGVTPSAVSQQLARLEAETGCALVTRTAHGILLTEAGQALVETAEEIERALNLVRAKLLEDEVDPVGTVRVGIFQTFLRVVFAPSLPEWKQRHPRLRFEVREDDQEELLRMLRSGDLDLVVLELDSQQASPRLPKNMTETPLLDEPWRLVVPAGATQVDVVDLAKQSLPWLGPDASAAGSQATHRVRRALGISGPTVHRYQDIQTALALVAAGEGVALVPSLALIGQSHPGVSPLEMPGLGTRRIVLRRYEGRNVPEAQDVAVTLIREAAAAVSLEESVS
- a CDS encoding diacylglycerol kinase family protein, whose translation is MPFDRVVLIFNPHSTGDAKGKAHQLRDEVLAGRPDARVELLPTEFAGHARTLAREAAGDGRPLIVSVSGDGGYNEVVNGIMDAGDTHAVATVVAAGNANDHHRVTAPRPLPEALAEDEVRRMDLLRLSVNGEKLARYAHSYIGFGITPVVAVELEKGTKGSLREIVTVVRSFNNFRPLRVELADGGRIAIDSLVFSNIPQMAKVLKLSDNGDPEDGLFEVTLTPHEPRWRAVTKAVHAATTGLGEQPSVTDYRFTALKAAPLQIDGEVLEIEEGDRVQIEIAPGALAVLR
- a CDS encoding alpha/beta hydrolase; the protein is MNISDVAPPHHLSRRQWLGATVGALALVSVGGLAVVNHQIDSYVDPWQEKVAAAGFLQKTALVNGVNLSYAEGPDHGPALVLLHAQHMDWFSYSRVLPALSRSFHVFDIDYPGHGATTVPEGYAMTVRRIGTDLADFMTATTGPAFVTGNSSGGLLTTWLAANRPDLVRAAMLEDPPLFSSEADRIAGTIADRSFATCADAVAQDVDDFLLFWIDSNSTFFDKHAFKGSAKVLTAAVKSYRGANPGEPVEIRFLPDDTTRLFVRGMDQFDPRFGAAFHDGTWNAGFDHAQALRTITCPVLLLQAETSTLADGTLNGAMTTQDGQRAASLLTHGTYRTIDATHVVHLDQPSAFTQLLEDFFVS
- a CDS encoding TetR/AcrR family transcriptional regulator: MPDGTDERYHHGNLRAALLAAAEQTTRESGVDALSLRDLARQVGVSHAAPRRHFPDRQSLLDALAVNGFQRIDTELRTAVAGAGDDFVARLKALAQTYTRFATRDAALLELMFSRKHGENADVFMAAAQPSFALMEDLLREGQEQGVLRDGPIDQVGIVLFATMHGIAAMTNGHLAPPELLEGLANTAVEQFVRGAARA
- a CDS encoding oxidoreductase, which codes for MSTFSVPSQHGRTVVVTGASSGIGQAAARALDAAGAHVVLAVRSPEKGHRAAASMPGSTEVRVLDLSELASVRAFAAGFDRPVDLLVNNAGIMMPPLRRTPDGFESQLGTNHLGHFALTNLLLPQITGRVVTVSSNGHRAGSIDFDDLNWERRPYRPFPAYAQSKLANLLFTAELQRRLTAAGSPVIATAAHPGLAATNLGHSFSDRAGLSLLARVSNRLAQSEDGGALPTLFAAVADVPGNAYAGPTGFLRSRGEPGLITPSKAARDADVARRLWTVSEELTGVRFPSL
- a CDS encoding Lrp/AsnC family transcriptional regulator produces the protein MDERDAAILTELQQNARLTNRQLASRVGLAPSSTLVRTRALERSGVLAGYHARVDLTRIGRGVQAMVAFQVRPLSRDVIQGFKAFALAQPEVLAVYVVAGSEDFLVHVAVPSVDAMHSMLVDRFSARKEVIGFRTSLLYEHTENRAVAPSELDG